One window from the genome of Alosa alosa isolate M-15738 ecotype Scorff River chromosome 15, AALO_Geno_1.1, whole genome shotgun sequence encodes:
- the actn4 gene encoding alpha-actinin-4 isoform X1, with protein sequence MVDYHATNNQTQQYPSGGHHMEQENEWDRDLLLDPAWEKQQRKTFTAWCNSHLRKAGTQIDNIEEDFRDGLKLMLLLEVISGERLPKPERGKMRVHKINNVNKALDFIASKGVKLVSIGAEEIVDGNAKMTLGMIWTIILRFAIQDISVEETSAKEGLLLWCQRKTAPYKNVNVQNFHISWKDGLAFNALIHRHRPELIDYDKLRKDDPVHNLNNAFEVAEKYLDIPKMLDAEDIVNTARPDEKAIMTYVSSFYHAFSGAQKAETAANRICKVLAVNQENEHLMEDYEKLASDLLEWIRRTIPWLENRAPEKTMAEMQQKLEDFRDYRRVHKPPKVQEKCQLEINFNTLQTKLRLSNRPAFMPSEGRMVSDINGSWHKLEGAEKGYEEWLLNEIRRLERLDHLAEKFRQKATIHESWTDGKEAMLTQKDFETASLSEVKALLKKHEAFESDLAAHQDRVEQIAAIAQELNELDYYDSPSVNARCQKICEQWDILGSLTQNRREALERTEKQLESIDELYLEYAKRAAPFNNWMEGAMEDLQDMFIVHNIEEIQGLITAHEQFKSTLPEANKEREAIQAIQAEVQKIAQYNGIKLAGANPYTSITPESIDNKWDKVQQLVPQRDQALQEELGRQQSNDHLRRQFANQANIVGPWIQNKMEEIGRISIEMNGTLEDQLTHLRQYEQSIIEYKPNIDQLEGDHQLIQEALIFDNKYTSYTMEHLRVGWEQLLTTIARTINEIENQILTRDAKGISQEQLHEYRASFNHFDKDHSGALMAEEFKACLISLGYDVENDKQGDAEFARIMGIVDPNNSGAVTFQAFIDFMSRETTDTDTADQVIASFKILAGDKNFITADELRRELPPDQAEYCIARMAPYTGPDATPGALDYMSFSTALYGESDL encoded by the exons ACATTCACAGCCTGGTGTAACTCCCATCTGCGCAAGGCTGGCACACAGATTGACAACATCGAGGAAGACTTCAGGGATGGCCTCAAACTCATGCTGCTATTAGAGGTCATTTCAG GGGAGAGGTTACCCAAGCCAGAGAGAGGCAAGATGAGAGTTCACAAGATCAATAATGTCAACAAAGCACTGGACTTCATTGCCAGCAAGGGGGTCAAGCTGGTGTCCATCGGTGCAGAAG AAATTGTGGATGGCAATGCGAAGATGACCCTGGGAATGATCTGGACAATCATCCTCCGTTTCGCCATCCAGGATATCTCCGTGGAAG aAACCTCTGCCAAAGAGGGCTTGTTGCTGTGGTGTCAGAGGAAGACTGCTCCCTACAAGAACGTCAATGTGCAGAACTTCCATATCAG ctggaaGGATGGGCTGGCCTTCAACGCGCTCATCCATAGACACAGACCTGAGTTGATTGACTATGACAAACTTAGAAAG GATGATCCAGTGCACAACCTGAATAATGCTTTTGAAGTGGCCGAGAAATACCTTGACATCCCAAAGATGTTGGATGCAGAAG ACATAGTGAACACTGCCCGCCCTGATGAGAAAGCCATTATGACCTATGTGTCCAGTTTCTACCATGCCTTCTCTGGAGCCCAGAAG GCTGAAACGGCAGCCAATAGGATCTGTAAGGTCTTGGCTGTCAATCAGGAGAATGAACACCTAATGGAGGACTATGAGAAACTGGCCAGTGAT CTGCTGGAGTGGATCCGCAGGACCATCCCCTGGCTGGAGAACCGTGCCCCGGAGAAGACCATGGCTGAGATGCAGCAGAAGCTGGAGGACTTCCGCGACTACCGCCGCGTGCACAAGCCGCCCAAGGTTCAGGAGAAATGCCAGCTGGAGATCAACTTCAACACGCTGCAGACCAAGCTGCGCCTGAGCAACCGGCCTGCCTTCATGCCCTCGGAGGGACGCATGGTGTCT GACATTAATGGATCCTGGCACAAGCTGGAGGGGGCTGAGAAGGGCTACGAGGAGTGGCTTCTCAATGAGATCCGCCGCTTGGAGAGGCTAGACCACTTGGCTGAGAAGTTCCGTCAGAAAGCTACTATCCACGAGTCCTGGACCGATG GTAAAGAGGCGATGTTGACCCAGAAGGACTTTGAGACGGCCTCCCTGTCTGAGGTGAAGGCTCTGCTCAAGAAACACGAGGCCTTTGAGAGCGACCTGGCTGCACACCAGGACCGGGTGGAACAGATTGCTGCCATCGCCCAGGAGCTCAA TGAGCTGGACTACTATGACTCCCCAAGTGTGAATGCACGTTGTCAGAAGATCTGCGAGCAGTGGGATATCCTGGGCTCCCTCACCCAGAATCGCAGAGAAGCTCTGGAG CGGACAGAGAAGCAGTTGGAGTCCATTGATGAACTGTACCTTGAGTATGCCAAGAGGGCAGCGCCTTTCAACAACTGGATGGAGGGAGCTATGGAGGACCTGCAGGATATGTTCATTGTGCACAACATCGAGGAGATCCAG GGGTTGATTACAGCTCATGAGCAGTTTAAATCAACTCTCCCTGAGGCCAACAAGGAGCGGGAGGCCATTCAGGCCATCCAGGCTGAGGTGCAAAAGATTGCCCAGTACAACGGCATCAAGCTGGCTGGAGCCAATCCCTACACTTCCATCACTCCCGAGAGCATTGACAACAAATGGGACAAG GTGCAGCAACTGGTGCCCCAGCGTGACCAGGCTCTCCAGGAGGAGCTTGGACGCCAGCAGTCTAATGATCATTTGCGGCGCCAGTTTGCCAACCAGGCAAACATTGTTGGACCGTGGATTCAGAACAAGATGGAG GAGATTGGTAGGATATCCATTGAGATGAATGGAACACTGGAGGATCAGCTGACCCACCTGAGGCAGTATGAGCAGAGCATCATTGAGTACAAGCCCAACATCGACCAGCTGGAGGGAGACCATCAGCTTATTCAGGAGGCCCTCATATTTGACAACAAATACACTTCCTACACCATGGAG CACCTGCGGGTTGGCTGGGAGCAACTGCTCACTACCATTGCACGCACCATCAATGAGATCGAGAACCAGATACTCACACGCGACGCCAAGGGTATCAGCCAGGAACAGCTGCATGAGTACCGTGCTTCCTTCAACCACTTTGATAAG GACCACAGTGGTGCTCTGATGGCTGAGGAGTTCAAGGCCTGCCTGATCAGTCTGGGGTACGATGTGGAGAACGACAAACAG GGTGATGCTGAGTTTGCACGCATCATGGGCATTGTGGATCCCAACAACAGTGGAGCAGTCACCTTCCAGGCCTTTATCGATTTCATGTCCAGAGAGACAACCGACACCGATACGGCCGACCAGGTTATCGCCTCCTTCAAGATTCTGGCTGGTGACAAG AACTTCATCACGGCAGATGAGCTGAGGAGAGAGCTGCCTCCAGACCAGGCCGAGTATTGCATTGCCCGCATGGCTCCGTATACGGGCCCTGATGCCACCCCTGGAGCCCTGGACTACATGTCCTTCTCCACCGCGCTCTACGGAGAGAGTGACCTCTAA